The Ictalurus furcatus strain D&B chromosome 12, Billie_1.0, whole genome shotgun sequence nucleotide sequence CCTGTCTTGTCTTTTTGTGTCTCGTCTTTGTTGGTGCTGAAAATCACTAACTAGCCACTCACTAActtcctctttccttctttctctctctggcttttttactttttcatcCTCTGACCTTTGAAATAGTCATGACATCCTTAAAGAagacctctctctcttgcgctctctttCTCCTCACACTCCTTTCTCCTGTTTCTCTTTCAGCGtcttttttgcttctttttttttctttcctgtttgtCTCTTTGAGCAGAACTCTTACTCCCAGACTTCTGTAAAGGATCAACTTGAAAGGAACAGCAAGAGCAAGATGATATTTCACACAGCTCCCAGCAGCATGTTACTACACGCACGCTCTGATTGGAAAAGGGATAAACGTAGAATTAAATGCAGACGCTCAAGTTTCCGGGCCTTAACGGGATCAGTGAATCGCTTCCTGGTCCACGGTGCTATTTTAAACCCTTTTTAAAGTGTTCTGTTTCTTTCCTGTGGCTTGCCCTTACAAAGCTAATTGATCGTCCTGGACTGAATGAAATTTATAGCTGCCGTCCTGCCAAAGGTCACCTTCCTGAAAAAGTAGAGAAGTGCTATtgattgaatgtttttatttatttatttatttatttattagcccAGCACTGTGTTTAACCTGATTCCcaaacaccccccaccccccaccccaaagtATGCTGGATTGTATGTGAGTAGACATTAGAAAATCTCtttcctttgtgtttttctctctctctctctctctctctctctctctgcatgctATTTCAGCAGTGGCAGTAGCGGAGGAAGTCACCCAAGCAGTCGCAGCAGCAGCCGAGAGAACAGCGGAAGTGGCAGTGTGGGCGTGCCTATTGCCGTGCCGACGCCGGCCCCTCCCACTGCATTCCCAGGTAAGCAAGGTAATCCTTTTCATAGATGTGCAAGCGGCCTTTAAAGTACCCCCAGGtttaaataagtgtgtgtgtgtgtgtgtgtgtgtgtgtgtgtgtgtgtgtgtgtgtgtgcgtggtggtGTATTCCCGCTTCACATCCGGTGTTCTTGGGACAGACTCAGCAGGATGAAGTGCTTACTGtagatgagtgaatgaaattGAAATGGAAATTGACCTCAGTcgatcattattatttataattcgTTGAATATGTGTAAACGTTGCTGTAATTGTTGTCTCTTATGACTGACACGTGATCTGCGCTACTACTAccagctctttctttctccctgtgtttcttCCTTCTTGCCGTCTTACACGTTTTGTGCTCTCTCTGCTCCTGACCTCTCCGttcttcctctcttcttccGCTCTGCTCCCTCGCTCTGCGGCCTGTTCTGTAGCAGGTACTGCCTCCACATCCCCGAACCCCCCCAAGCCCCCTCCCAGTGTGTCTATCCCGGCTCCCccagcacctcctccacctcctacCCCTGAACCCACACCTCCTGCTGCCCCTCCTGCTCCCCCTGAGATCCCTCCTCCCCCACAACTGCCCCCCACCACTGGCACCGTGACCGCGCAAGGTGAGTTGTCCCTTCTACCCACATCGCCGTGTTCCTGTGCCACATCCTCATTTGGGTCATCATTAGTCAAGAAATATTGTAAACACCCTACCTCCATTTTTATATTGTTCACGTCCAAGGCTTGACTGGTGTCAGGTTCCACTTCCTTTGTGCTTTTTATTGTGTCATTTCACTTGTACTTCTGTAGTGATCATCTTTATTTCCTGCTCTTGTGTCAGATATATCAGCTGTGATTGTCACATTACCGctccctcctcttctcctccatgGATTGTTggtggttgtgtgtgtttctttcttttctttttctttcttttttttttttttatcttcaagCATCTCTCAATTTGTGCAAGCAGAATGAGCTTAAATGAAAGGTCTGACCgagaagtatgtggacacctaaacATCACACCcatcatatgtgcttgttggacgtcccgttccagatttagtccccctttgctcttataataagctccactcttctgggaaggttttcagctagattttggagcgtggctgtggggatttgtgttcattcagatacaagagcattggtgaggtcaggcactgatgttgggcaaagaggcctggggtgcagtcggtgttccagttcatcccaaaggtgttcagtggggttgagggtGCAgaacacttgagttcttccacttgAACATTGGCAAATCATgtgttcatggagctcgctttgtgcacctGGGCATCGCATTGCTTAGTTGCAGTGAACCGAAATTgtaatacaaagacattctgtataattgtgtgcttccagcttcgtggcaacagtttagggaaggccCGTACGATgggcgtgatggtcaggtgtccacatacttttgggccTATAGTGTAGACAGATGTCGAGGTGAGTAGCTAGATAGgtagataaataaatgtattaatgttaCCCTACATAAAATAATTTGAAGCAAGTATATGAAGGTTTGTTGATTTTAGATGTGGCAGGTTTTGCTTTAATTGTTAGCTCAGCCATCAGCCTCTAGTGCAAAATGAAACTGCAGACGTCAGacagtatgtgtttgtgtaatcgGATCTAAACTCCTCATTCAGTACGTTTGATTTTGAGCATTCTCTTATTCTGCCTTCTAGGAAATGGACCTCAGTTCTACAGCATGAACCGACCAATGGCACGGCAAAATACACCTTCGGTAGGCGGGTCTCTGCCGTATCGCAGGCCGTCCTCGGTCACCAACCAGCCGAGCAACGCACCTCAGAACACTCACGCAAGCATGAGCCAGACCCAGCTTAACGGAGGACCACACTACAACCAGAACCAAGGTgggctgttgtgtgttttgtcgttgttgttttgggtttattttctttctttttttttctattgagAGTGACCCTAAATGTGGTTTCTCTGACCCAAAATGAGCTTTCGTTAAAATTtctgttttctggttttgtcCTCACCAACCCTCCACCACACTTCTCATACATTACCTCATCTTTGGTAGCCTCCATGGCACCGCCTCCTCCCTCCATATTACAGATCACACCCCAGCTGCCTTTGATGGGCTTTGTGGCTCGGGTTCAGGAGACCAGTAAGTGTGCagtttaaactgtgtgtgtgtgtgtgtgtgtgtatgcatgcagtGTTCGCTCCACGCTTACTACTTCTAGGATCAGAAGCGTTAAATAAAAGATTAGTCTGTCGTATAGTCCGATTGGGTGTAGGGGTGTTGGGTAGCGCATGCTATACTTCTGTACAATCGTCTGATTCCATATGTGTTACTTGTGTAGTTTCGCATTTGTTCTAGGTTTTATTCACACCAGTCTGGGTTGTCTCTAATCATTTTCATGTCTCCTCTGCTCTTCAGTCTCAGACGCACCTCCTCCTCTGCCCCCTGCGGAAGAGCCGGCGTTTGTGGACTCTGCTCCGCCCCCGCCTCCACCAGAGGACTATGAGGATGAGGAGGGCGACGAGGATGAAGAGTCGGCAGTGGTGGAGTACAGCGACCCGTATGCCGAGGAGGATCCGCCATGGGCTCCTCGCAGCTACCTGgagaaaggtttttaaaatggcTTTGTTTCAAAACAGTGATGGAGCATGTTTATGATAATATGATGCTCAATACAGACATTTGGGCAACGTATTGAATTTTCCGTAACAAGAAAACAACTCCATGGTTCACCTACCTGGCACGTTTGGGTGGTGCAGATGGGAGCGGGGCTAATTTCCTGGCCAGACAACAGGAAACGAGCCTTTTGTGAAGCTAGATCACAGTTTTCCAAGATATGAAAGTGTTCCATCAGTGAAGATTAAGCTCTAAAGCAAAGCTTGACAAAGTTTTAAGATCgaaacactttttaaacatttacaaactgTACCTTTAACTGTACctatgttatataaaataaaaagtcacaaaaagcacaaaaaaatagCATCCTGTACAGTGCTGGGAGGAATGTTCTAGGgatccttccttttttttattttttttatttaaatatttttttatttaaataaggtACTCATAACTGGatgaacatttaaatgtaataaaccaATGGTTACAATCAACAGTTATGCATTTTGATCAATTTGAACCCTTCTCTCAGACAATAGTAGACAAGGGTGGGCTGTAGTAGTATCACATAAAAtaatagttaaataaataataaaacttgaTATGATATATTGTATGATATTATTAGTTACTAGATAGGCAAAGTTCATCAATACAAACTTTGATCTTAGCTTGTTAGCCGTCTGAAAGTTTTAAATAGTAATCAGTTTGAAAACAGAAGGTAAGTTGCAGTTTTAAGAAAACAAGAGAGTCATGGTAGGGTAGGTAGATAGGTTGCTAATACTTTTAGAGTTAGATGGTTAGTTAGGGTGCCATTTCCTCTAGAGTTgattagcaataataataacgtaTGGTGAggtaaaataaacaagcaatagatttaaataataaataaatatattattaaaatagtGCAATGTAGTAAAAGTAAGATATGATAAAAtataaggtgtaaaaaaaaaaagtatagtaaaataatcagttaGGGGTTATACTGGGCTTAATGACATTATCATTACGTTCCCTCAAATCCCATCTcaccaggggtgccaataattaattcattttgttGCAGAATAGCGAGATGAACACTAGACtatggcagtttttttttttttttttttttgcctgcccTCTGTAATTTCTGCCCTTGTTTTTGTCCTCCCAGTGGTGGCGATCTACGACTACACGCGCGACAAAGAGGACGAGCTGTCCTTCCAGGAAGGAGCGATCATCTACGTCATCAAGAAGAACGACGACGGATGGTTCGAGGGCGTCATGAGCGGCACCACGGGGCTCTTCCCCGGAAACTACGTCGAGTCCATCATGCACTACGCTGACTGAGCCACCTGGAGGAGCtgctctccatctctcactctctcattccgTCTCCCACACTCAACCGACAACCTCTCTcttacacacccatacacacgcTCACACGCACAGACCTCATCACACACTGACCCAGAGGTGACACAGAACAACATCTGGACATGTGACAAAGAGGACGATACACATCTGTATATTTGTGAaaattttgtttgtcttttttccaGACTCAGATCTATCTCATTAgtgaactttgtgtgtgtgactgttgGGAGACTGATATCTTTTAAGATTTAGACTTAAAGATTTATAaggaccattttttttttgtcttaatttgaGTCTTATAGAAACACTAAATGTTCCTGCTGCTGGTTTTGCTCGACACTAGGTGAACTAGACTGTGTACTTCTGTTCCCTtgactcgtttttttttttttttcttcccctcctGCACTGAGAGATTACTGAAGGACAGTGAGAAGGACGTCGTCTCTCAGCTCCTCCTTTCCCGACTCTCCTGACACTCAGTGTTGTGGACACGAACACGATCAGCACATGAAACGGAGTATTCGTTTTCTCTTTCATTAAGGAAGGGGTCTTGTTCTCAGTATAGGGCTGGGCGATTATTCCGATTTTTACTTCCCAACCATCTCTGAAAATGTTGATAATGAATGGTCTCGCTGCAAACAGCCAATCAGGGCAAACCTGGCACAAATGATTGACATTAATCTAGAAAAGAGGCGGGGCCTGTTCAAACTATTTCAGCTCACTGCTCTTAAATCATCTGtttcttaaaggaaaactctACTCTGAAACGCAttatacagtccctccaggattttgcgatcgcagaaatgaacgcaaaagcAAGTAGAATCCGCAACaatcggaggagcttgcaatttttctaaattactgcagattttccgcagaatTGGGCAgagacgtcacgtgacgtcatcacaacgcgcactcagccgaagccctcttccattcacatgcatcgaacatgagtacagctaaaaggtctcgtttagcaacgaacatcactgcgaaagaccgcgcaaaacaattCAGTGAAATTAGTTTCATcaattcatgtagttttctgcaaaataaaaaaaaccctcagtgaaatcctgtatggactgaataaATATGTGTAGCCTATAATGCGTGTCACATGCTGACATCATGGCGAATCGTCGTTGGCGCCAAAAAACAAACTGGCTTCTATTCTCACTCGCAGTTTTCCAGTGACGTTCAGCATCATATTAATGCCAAAGCCAACGTAGGAGTATTAGAGATGTTTACTCCCTCGAAGAGAGCGCAGAGCAGCTACATGATGCTTCAGCAGAGGAAATGAGTTACGGCAGAGACTCCTCGATGACATCGAGGTCAGGATTCACACGTGGATCCTTCCTGAGGGAGTGTCACACATGAGAAgatgagagactgagacacagtaaatcactaaagcgccgctgcatcgctgTGTTCGGATAATCTTCACTGTGGGTAGTCAGAAGTGAAGAGACTAACGTTAACTATAAAGATTAATACGCGGGTTATTCAGCGCGGAGTTTTCCTTTGAACCCTCATAAAGGCATTTTCTAAAACATCGATTGTGGTAATTTCCCCCACATTGCCCAGCTCtagtctgtttttattatttattttctcctcctctcccctTTTCATTCCACTTCGTCACTTTGCAGTCTTTAGCGGTAGTTTATACCAAAGGATACCGTCAGATGTGCACAGTGGAGCGTAAACGACGGGACGAGTTTTCCGTTTCCTTTCTTACCATTGACACTTTTACATCAGAGATTTACATTGAAGACTTTACCGATTCTCTgtatttgtgtgagtgtgtgtgtatgtgtgtgtgtttgctaaaGCTATTGAAATTAAGCTCGTGCCATAAAGAAGTGTTTATAGATAGTGAGAGATGTTTATGAAGAAGATTCTTTACGATTCTATTACAGCTCGCGCCACcgctgtttgtgtttgtggggaaaaataacTGAAGCTCtagaataattatttttttggacCAGCTCTGGACTTGAAAATACAACACTATGTGGATGTGATACTATATTgcttattacaattattattattaatgatgatgatgtcggTGTATATGACGATGTAAGAATAAGAGACCCTCCCCCTTTTCACCTGCAATAAGGTTAGCACAGAGAGAAGATAGCACAAGCGTTTGTGTGAGTGGAAGAAACTGAAACCAGCCCAAACTGCTGAACATCCTCACAGAGCCGTGGTTtgttctccttcttttttttaagttaatttttTACACTATGAGGTACAACGATGTCTAtacatgtgttagtgtgtgtgtgtgtgtgtgagagagagagagtgtgtgtgtgtgtgtgtgtatgtgagagagagagagtgtgtgtgtgatgtgagcaTGAATGTGTTGTGTGATCCCGATGGTTGTGAACTATTTGCTCGCCCGTgcaaattttctttctttctatggAGGGTTAGTGGTCGTGTGTGAACTGACTCCTGCATGTTGATCATTTctgtgactttattattattattattattattttctgctgATGGAGAATAAACTGGATTGATCTAGTCTGCACAACTCACACTCTGCATCACGTGCTCTGTTCAGTACCTCAGGGTTTAAAATcgaaacattttcattttactcgtaaatttttatttatttaatttttaaagatgtttttatttttgttgtttttacatacAATATTCACACAATAAAACcccacttaatttttttttcctctgtaatTGTTCACATGTGGAGCATGAGTTTTTATTCTTCCACATGATTAGTTCGTTGTTTATTTTTGACATTAAACAAACGCTGGacatgtgaaaaattattttcacgCGAATTTTTAGGAGAGTTTGACTTTTCGCTGTTTTAGCACATTGAAAAAAGTTTTTATGTGAATTGCATTTtgtgtaattaattttttacttttttaaacatttccacatgaTTCAAGCACAACAGTAATTTAACAATTATTTTACAATTCTATTTACCTCCCCCCCCGATTAATTTCCTTTTATGTGTAGGGGATGGGTGtccttttaattacatttttgcaTGGTTGTTATTTTCACAAAATTCCTTTCTTACATATAGgacacttttctttcttttttttttttttttttaaacacgtaATTAATTCTTCCCACACAGCTCCATCTGTAGGTACCGGAACAGCAACGACAATCCTTTTTTTAATCGCTATacattgaaaacatttgggaTCAAAAGATGAAGGAGATGATGGATTGGAATTCAGCTATCATTTTCTCATCTTTACATTTAGATATGTTAAaattagaacatggcaccttttgtttgaacccacccaatTAATTTGTtacaagtgatcaaaaatattggaacacatgacACGTAGGTGTTTACTGctacccaggtgtgccctgttaaaatGATTGGtgaaagaattaatagctctgaatgtctactcttggtttgagccctaggttttgcctgtgaagactgcatttgttgttaaaaaggataaaccaacataaagaccagagagctgtctctggaagaaaagcaagcccttttgaaactgagaaaagagCCGAGAGCTGTCAGAGCCATTGcccaaacattgggcatagccaatacgtCAATCTCGAAtgacctgaaaaagaaagacaccactagtgtactaacaaccagacatggaaacAGGTCAGTCAAGGAAACAACAtcagttgatgacaaacattgtgagagctgtgaagaaaaacccaagaaCAACAATTAGTGACctcatcaacaacctccacagggcaggggtgaaggtttgccaccaagccaccatttgaagaagacttcaacagcagaaatatagaggctatAGAAGAttcaaaccactcatcagcagtaagaatcagaaggaaaaggtctgctcatgatccaaaacatacaagctcatcattCAGGTGTGGTGGAGGTAgtatcatggcttgggcttgcacggctgcttctgggaCAGGATCactaatattaattaatgtagctcatgatggtagcagcagaatgaattcagaagtttacaggaacagtTTGTcactttacagagaaatgcattcagTCTAAtctggaggaacttcatcatgcagcaagacaatgatccaaaacacactgccaactgaACAAAAGGAGGCGAAATCAGGgagaaagtggaaggttttagactgaccaagtTAATCACCAAACcataacccaattgagcagcatttcacctcgcGATGATGAGACTGAAGGGGGAAAACCCcccttaaaataaacaactgaaagaggctgcaataaaagcatcacaaaagaaaaatgcaccaGTTTGGTGATGCCACTGGGACACTGGTTCAATGCAGTTGAGagataaatatgaggaaatgaaagctgacatTCTGATCCatcgtctcattcatcttttgatctcaaacacaaatgtcttcaatgtatagcgaaaacaatagaattggccttgctgttccaatactttttgaGGGGACTGTACAGGGACATTTCTTTTGGACGGTTCTGTCTaggcagcagcaacaacaacaaaaaagcacaagacAAATGAAGTGGTCCAGTTTTATTGAGTTAACCCTTTACACTTATTCATTTCGACTGTAAATGTTATCCACAATAAATGACCGCAAAATGtttaactgaaataaacatctgtGGTATACGACCTAAACCATAGAACGCTTCTAATTctggtttaatatttaaatcacAAATAACTGAAATGTGAAAGGTCTGAAATCAACTTTCTGTATGATTCTTCCTGATGTCTTAATGCAGTTACATTTAGATTAATATTACAGTTAATAAAAGCAAGTTAAGAAAAACAACCTCTAATCAACAGAATTAATACGACAAAATTCCTacagttgtgtttattttgtgaagCTCCAGTGTACAAGATGGTGAAGTTAAACTgtgacaaaatatatatatgtatatctcctacatattcacacattccAGTGTACAATATGCTGGACTGGCCTGTgactttataaaataattttcacaGTTTTTATAAAGACACAAAAGTGATTTCTATTGCCttgtgtttatacacacaccttAAGCtatacaaaatgtgttttaaagtccTTTCAGGGGAATTAATTTTTGCGCTCCTTGAGCAGATCTCAAAGTGAAACTACCACCAAAATAATCTTCCCTATTTTACAAAAAGCCCAGGAAATCGTTAATTcactccgagagagagagagagagagagagagagacacacactttTAGATACACACTTTCCTTTCGGTCTCCACCACCCTGCTGCTGTACAGAACAAAAGGTCAGAAAGCAGaagagcaccacacacacacacacacacacacacacacacacacacacacagggaacagGAAGAGCAGGAGGTCAGAGGTGACACGCTAACATCTCACTGTACTCGAGTGGAATTTCTCAGAAACACTACTTCGTGTTGAAACTATTCGCAGATCAGCGTCTCCAACACAAACTTGTTCTCGAAATGGCGGATCTTGTGGCAGTTGAGCGCCTCGCGCTTCTGAAtgcctgtgagagagagaacgagagcaTCACCACACTCCACTTTTATACTGACACCAAGTTACTCTGTTACTCTGACTAATATCTACATGATGATGGCAAAATATGTGTGCTAAtgtgcatggtgtgtgtatgcatgtgttctTGTGTGAAGATGAGTATACTTGTagatctgtagtgtgtgtgtgtacccacctgGTATGGTGTCCCTGCGCTGTAGTTTGTAAGTGTCTTTATCTTTGCACAGCATGTAGATGGAGTAACCGAGCTGCTCCAAATCCTCCACCTTCTCCGTCACAACCATCTGCTCACGCACCATGTACGAGTGCGGCAGGTAGGTGccggcctacacacacacacacatacacattattattattattattattattattattaatatatatatatatatatggttaacACAACAGCAGAAATCCAGAGTgttatttcttctttctttttcttgactTTCTTTGTCAGTTACCTTGATGTTGATGAGCAGATCGAGAAGATCTCTGGGTGGCATGACGACGGAGGTGTTCAGAGGGGTGATGTAACACTTATTCAGACTCAGATCCAGGTAAGCAGTCAGACGCTAGAGAGAGACACAACACAGAGTggggggagggagagtgagtAATGCATCACTGCGCGTGCTCTTCTGTGTGCTCTTATTTAATGTCTCATTATATAACCATGTGATTGAAAAGCCTCTAGCTTAGAGTGTGTATCCAGAGTGTGGTGCAGTCCCTACAgagcctgacacacacacactgacacacacttgCTGCATGATAATACTTTCGACTTAGcgataaaaagagagaaatgttCAGTTTTTGTTAGAAAAGACTAAaaggaggtgtgtgtatgtgtatcctCTAGCCTATGGCCCAAGCTGAGTGAGAATACaacctatatacacacaccctatttgtgtgtgtgtgtgtgtgtgtgagagagatattACAAGGACGAAGTCGTGCACGATCTCGGCTGCGTTGCTGTCGCTGAACTCTGGCACGGGCACGCTGATCAGCTCCACCTGCTCGTTCTCTAGGATCCGGACTCGTTCATCGAGTCTCTTGAGAGGTGCGCCGTGCTCCTCGGCGTCGTCGTCGTCGGGGATCATGTAGCGCTCCTCGCTGTAGCTAACGCCGCAGAAATACACTCCCTCCTCCTGCGGAACAACAGCACCATCATGGTCGCGCTTGGCACTGACagcaccctgtgtgtgtgtaaacatctCCTGCTTCTGATTaactgtcctcctcctcctcatcatcatgaGCCAATAATCATTTACACAAGCTCTTCCgtcaaaacatttcacatttaagaCCCGTGTATGAATGCTGAAATACATCTACGTACTCCAAGAAAGCAAATGTTaagacggtgtgtgtgttttctctcaccTCCATGATGTAATGCTTGTACAGGTAAGCTCCACCGACCACCACCCCGGACAGCATAAAGGCCAGACCCAGGCACATGCACCAGCACCAGGCCCAAGACTGCTGCCTGACCCGCACGACCTCCtccacatcctacacacacagagttaataCTGCTAATAAACATATCCAGTTTTGGGTTtttgtccacacacacattttcaaagcttatatttttttttccccccctagaAGCTTCAATGAGccaaaatgctgtttttgtgtggatGGGACCCAGCGACagtgctacttttttttttttaaacacatccgtataattatatatatatatatatatatatatatatatatatatatatatatatatatatatatatatatatatatatatatggtagtGTTTATTTTGGTCATCAGCATAATCTCTGTTTCCACAGATTTTTGTAGGAACAGCTTTTATACAATTCAACTGCAAAAGAGCAAAAGGCATTAATGAATGAGCTGGCTGTTATTTGAATCCAAACCCACGAGCGTCGATCTGCTCTGGAACACGACCAGGACACAAACAGCGACAGCTAAACCAGATGGTTAGGAGAAAGCGCTTTACTGCTGACAGTCATAACAGAGGATACGGCCAGCGCTTCCTATTTTAGTCCC carries:
- the abi2b gene encoding abl interactor 2b isoform X13, producing the protein MIDGLRRPIRWHPTVGLDDGFLSPDKQRALEETKSYTTQSLASVAYLINTLANNVLQMLDIQASQLRRMESSINHISQTVDIHKEKVARREIGILTTNKNTSRTHKIIAPANPERPVRYIRKPIDYSLLDDVGHGVKVNAQNMKAGTTPRTGAPTQKPPSPPGPGKGTIGRHSPYRTLEPVRPPVIPNDYVPSPTRNTAPPLQSPARTASVNQRTRTYSSGSSGGSHPSSRSSSRENSGSGSVGVPIAVPTPAPPTAFPGTASTSPNPPKPPPSVSIPAPPAPPPPPTPEPTPPAAPPAPPEIPPPPQLPPTTGTVTAQGNGPQFYSMNRPMARQNTPSVGGSLPYRRPSSVTNQPSNAPQNTHASMSQTQLNGGPHYNQNQASMAPPPPSILQITPQLPLMGFVARVQETISDAPPPLPPAEEPAFVDSAPPPPPPEDYEDEEGDEDEESAVVEYSDPYAEEDPPWAPRSYLEKVVAIYDYTRDKEDELSFQEGAIIYVIKKNDDGWFEGVMSGTTGLFPGNYVESIMHYAD
- the abi2b gene encoding abl interactor 2b isoform X10; amino-acid sequence: MAELQMLLEEEIPAGRGALLDSYANLERVAEYCESNYIQSPDKQRALEETKSYTTQSLASVAYLINTLANNVLQMLDIQASQLRRMESSINHISQTVDIHKEKVARREIGILTTNKNTSRTHKIIAPANPERPVRYIRKPIDYSLLDDVGHGVKVNAQNMKAGTTPRTGAPTQKPPSPPGPGKGTIGSGSSGGSHPSSRSSSRENSGSGSVGVPIAVPTPAPPTAFPGNGPQFYSMNRPMARQNTPSVGGSLPYRRPSSVTNQPSNAPQNTHASMSQTQLNGGPHYNQNQASMAPPPPSILQITPQLPLMGFVARVQETISDAPPPLPPAEEPAFVDSAPPPPPPEDYEDEEGDEDEESAVVEYSDPYAEEDPPWAPRSYLEKVVAIYDYTRDKEDELSFQEGAIIYVIKKNDDGWFEGVMSGTTGLFPGNYVESIMHYAD
- the abi2b gene encoding abl interactor 2b isoform X8 — protein: MAELQMLLEEEIPAGRGALLDSYANLERVAEYCESNYIQSPDKQRALEETKSYTTQSLASVAYLINTLANNVLQMLDIQASQLRRMESSINHISQTVDIHKEKVARREIGILTTNKNTSRTHKIIAPANPERPVRYIRKPIDYSLLDDVGHGVKWLLRFKVNAQNMKAGTTPRTGAPTQKPPSPPGPGKGTIGSGSSGGSHPSSRSSSRENSGSGSVGVPIAVPTPAPPTAFPGKQGNGPQFYSMNRPMARQNTPSVGGSLPYRRPSSVTNQPSNAPQNTHASMSQTQLNGGPHYNQNQASMAPPPPSILQITPQLPLMGFVARVQETISDAPPPLPPAEEPAFVDSAPPPPPPEDYEDEEGDEDEESAVVEYSDPYAEEDPPWAPRSYLEKVVAIYDYTRDKEDELSFQEGAIIYVIKKNDDGWFEGVMSGTTGLFPGNYVESIMHYAD
- the abi2b gene encoding abl interactor 2b isoform X3 translates to MAELQMLLEEEIPAGRGALLDSYANLERVAEYCESNYIQSPDKQRALEETKSYTTQSLASVAYLINTLANNVLQMLDIQASQLRRMESSINHISQTVDIHKEKVARREIGILTTNKNTSRTHKIIAPANPERPVRYIRKPIDYSLLDDVGHGVKVNAQNMKAGTTPRTGAPTQKPPSPPGPGKGTIGRHSPYRTLEPVRPPVIPNDYVPSPTRNTAPPLQSPARTASVNQRTRTYSSGSSGGSHPSSRSSSRENSGSGSVGVPIAVPTPAPPTAFPGKQGNGPQFYSMNRPMARQNTPSVGGSLPYRRPSSVTNQPSNAPQNTHASMSQTQLNGGPHYNQNQASMAPPPPSILQITPQLPLMGFVARVQETISDAPPPLPPAEEPAFVDSAPPPPPPEDYEDEEGDEDEESAVVEYSDPYAEEDPPWAPRSYLEKVVAIYDYTRDKEDELSFQEGAIIYVIKKNDDGWFEGVMSGTTGLFPGNYVESIMHYAD